The following proteins come from a genomic window of Heyndrickxia acidicola:
- a CDS encoding SDR family oxidoreductase: MANSYFFTGFPGFIATSLIKQIIRDRYEWEHMYLLVLPSLLEKARSEMNQIKEEFALSEESFILISGDITNKDLGIPPELNEQLQHQITHIFHLAAIYDLAVPKNLAFQVNVIGTSNINNWILTLHNPERYIYFSTSYVAGDREGRILETELEKGQGFKNHYEQTKYEAEISVRAIMNSVPTTIIRPGIVVGNTQTGETIKFDGPYFILNFFDKLRFLPFLPYLGSGKAEGNFVPVDYIFKAANYLGHAKIGIGKTYQLTDPKPYPIKEVYRMLMAELLGREPSGSIPLSFSKWLLSIPAFRKWTRVEKEALDYFTCMAEYDCSRAQEDLRGSGISCPDFKEVIPAMVDFYKKHKDDPEKQLKIH; this comes from the coding sequence GTGGCTAACAGTTATTTTTTCACTGGTTTTCCGGGATTCATTGCTACCTCCCTAATAAAACAGATTATACGGGATCGTTATGAATGGGAACATATGTATTTGCTTGTATTACCTAGCCTGCTTGAAAAGGCGCGCTCGGAGATGAATCAAATTAAGGAGGAGTTTGCCCTATCGGAGGAATCATTCATTTTGATTTCAGGTGATATTACAAACAAAGACTTAGGTATACCACCTGAATTGAATGAACAACTTCAGCATCAAATCACACATATCTTTCACCTAGCAGCCATTTATGATCTGGCGGTTCCAAAAAATCTTGCCTTCCAGGTAAATGTAATTGGAACATCAAATATCAATAATTGGATCCTTACCTTGCATAATCCAGAAAGATATATTTACTTTAGCACCTCTTATGTAGCTGGAGACCGTGAAGGGCGTATACTGGAGACTGAGCTTGAAAAAGGCCAGGGATTTAAGAATCATTATGAACAAACCAAATATGAGGCTGAGATTTCAGTTCGAGCAATAATGAATTCAGTTCCAACCACTATTATCCGGCCTGGCATCGTTGTTGGAAACACCCAAACGGGCGAAACCATTAAATTTGACGGCCCTTATTTCATCTTGAATTTTTTTGATAAATTGAGATTTCTCCCTTTTTTGCCCTACCTCGGCAGCGGAAAAGCTGAGGGGAATTTTGTTCCAGTGGATTATATTTTTAAAGCAGCGAATTATCTGGGACATGCTAAAATTGGAATCGGAAAAACCTATCAATTAACGGACCCTAAACCCTACCCAATTAAAGAGGTATATCGGATGCTAATGGCCGAATTACTTGGACGAGAGCCTAGTGGGAGCATTCCCCTCTCTTTTTCAAAATGGCTGCTTTCTATTCCGGCGTTTAGAAAATGGACAAGAGTTGAAAAGGAAGCGCTTGATTACTTTACATGTATGGCGGAATATGACTGCTCCCGAGCACAGGAGGATTTAAGGGGCTCTGGTATCTCATGCCCAGACTTTAAGGAGGTCAT
- a CDS encoding aminodeoxychorismate lyase: MRSNLLGSFAAGLLIATSISGAVFFATKSSNASKAPVKTKQSLTAIKVQPTKKEMQSELSSAGYVVQTKSDYDKAIAEAKSGSKSTPPANGQKIVYRVPVRITQGMTSIDVGNWLVRGHIITDAFKFSKDVENKGIENHLRPGTYIVDSSMSYDQVISAIFGS; the protein is encoded by the coding sequence ATGAGATCTAATTTATTGGGCAGCTTTGCAGCCGGACTTCTAATTGCTACAAGTATCAGCGGAGCGGTATTCTTTGCAACTAAAAGCAGCAATGCATCAAAAGCACCTGTCAAAACAAAGCAAAGCCTAACAGCAATAAAAGTACAGCCCACTAAAAAAGAGATGCAAAGCGAGCTTTCTTCTGCAGGCTATGTGGTCCAAACAAAATCCGATTACGATAAAGCAATAGCAGAAGCAAAAAGCGGATCAAAAAGCACACCGCCTGCCAATGGCCAAAAAATTGTGTACAGAGTTCCCGTACGTATAACACAAGGTATGACAAGTATTGATGTAGGCAATTGGCTTGTAAGAGGACATATCATTACGGATGCTTTCAAATTTTCAAAAGATGTTGAGAATAAAGGGATTGAAAATCATTTACGTCCAGGTACTTACATAGTGGATAGCTCAATGTCCTACGATCAAGTGATATCGGCTATTTTTGGATCTTGA
- the ileS gene encoding isoleucine--tRNA ligase, producing the protein MKKNRESAVKREERVRQYWKENSIFQQSVQLREGKAPFVFYEGPPTANGLPHVGHAFGRTIKDVVARYKTMKGFYVKRKAGWDTHGLPVELGVEKQLGISGKQEIEQYGVEAFINKCKESVFTYERKWRSFTEELGYWVDMDSPYLTLSNDYIESVWNILSKVHKDGLLHKGHRVSPYCPSCQTTLSSHEVAQGYKDVKDLSATVKFKRVDADNEYFLGWTTTPWTLPANVALAMNPAITYVRVQKDNDVYIVAKASLDNIFDDHTEVLSEHLGSEFQGVCYSPPFHYAAVEKGHYIITADYVTESSGTGIVHIAPAYGEDDYKTVKDNDLSFINLVDQQGRYTDEVTELSGRFVKECDVDIIKMLSDQGTLFHKEKYEHSYPHCWRCDSPLLYYAADSWFIKMSFLKDKMLVNNAAVQWYPDHIKDGRFGHFLENLMDWNISRNRYWGTPLNVWICSACHHEEAPGSIKELQKLTAAPITDDMELHKPYIDKVHCTCPKCNGEMKRTPEVIDVWFDSGSMPFAQYHYPFENNELFTSQFPADAVIEGIDQTRGFFYSLLAVSTLFTGKAPYKNVLSLGHVLDENGQKMSKSKGNALDPVDLIGEYGADALRWAFLVDSSPWNPKRFSKKVVQDAKSKLVDTLDNTFKFFDMYAKIDGYKYKRHQTGKRTILDQWILSRLHGTVKLVNSYMDSYQFTQAAREIGALLDEVSNWYVRRSRSRFWASGLSEDKLAAYSTLFETLSTLCCLLAPFVPYTSEDIYLKLHQESVHLQDSPLSDDSLINPSLEEDMKTVLKIVELGRSIRNVKNLKVKQPLQQIIIWQGEKKRDLNSYSGIMKDELNLKNVVFTDDVVVYQTTTLKINFKTAGTAFGKLVNDVKEYVDQISGCDQKMLLDNGQLQINVKSQTLTLKKEHIIAEYRMAEGFEMAGDEQLKVIVDISLTPQLIEEGQVKELIRAIQDARKKLDLPIEKYITLHISASEGTKDQIKRFEELITENVLVNDILFGELNYSEKQIEIRFANEIILVSLEF; encoded by the coding sequence ATGAAGAAGAACAGGGAGTCAGCTGTCAAACGTGAGGAGCGTGTACGTCAATATTGGAAAGAAAACAGTATTTTCCAACAATCTGTTCAATTAAGAGAAGGTAAAGCACCCTTTGTTTTTTATGAGGGGCCCCCCACTGCAAATGGATTGCCACACGTAGGCCATGCCTTCGGACGAACAATCAAAGATGTTGTAGCACGTTATAAAACCATGAAGGGATTTTACGTGAAAAGAAAGGCCGGATGGGATACACATGGTCTTCCTGTTGAACTGGGTGTTGAAAAGCAGCTTGGCATCTCAGGAAAGCAGGAGATTGAACAATACGGTGTGGAGGCGTTTATTAACAAATGTAAAGAGAGTGTATTTACCTATGAAAGGAAATGGCGTTCATTCACAGAAGAGTTAGGTTATTGGGTAGATATGGACAGTCCTTATTTAACTTTAAGTAACGATTATATTGAAAGTGTATGGAACATTCTAAGCAAAGTTCATAAAGACGGTCTTTTGCATAAAGGCCATCGGGTATCACCATACTGTCCCAGCTGCCAAACGACACTAAGTTCGCATGAGGTGGCACAAGGATATAAAGATGTAAAAGATTTGTCAGCAACCGTTAAATTCAAGCGTGTTGATGCAGATAACGAATATTTCCTAGGCTGGACCACAACGCCTTGGACGCTGCCAGCAAACGTCGCTCTTGCTATGAATCCTGCAATCACGTATGTTCGCGTACAAAAGGATAATGATGTATATATTGTTGCAAAAGCCTCACTGGATAACATCTTTGATGATCATACTGAGGTATTAAGTGAGCATCTTGGCAGTGAATTTCAAGGAGTGTGTTATTCACCGCCATTTCATTATGCGGCCGTAGAGAAAGGACATTATATCATAACAGCGGATTATGTCACGGAAAGCAGCGGTACAGGAATTGTCCATATAGCTCCGGCATATGGCGAGGATGACTATAAAACAGTTAAGGATAATGATTTATCTTTTATTAATCTAGTGGATCAACAAGGACGCTATACTGACGAGGTTACAGAACTATCCGGAAGATTTGTGAAGGAGTGTGATGTGGATATTATTAAAATGCTTTCTGATCAAGGCACGCTTTTTCATAAGGAAAAATATGAGCACAGCTATCCTCATTGCTGGAGATGCGACTCACCATTACTTTATTATGCTGCAGACAGCTGGTTTATTAAGATGTCTTTTTTAAAGGATAAAATGCTTGTGAACAACGCAGCCGTTCAGTGGTATCCAGACCATATTAAGGATGGGCGTTTTGGTCATTTTCTTGAGAATCTTATGGATTGGAACATAAGCAGAAACCGCTATTGGGGTACACCTCTAAACGTTTGGATCTGTTCTGCCTGCCATCATGAAGAAGCTCCTGGAAGTATCAAGGAATTGCAAAAGCTTACGGCAGCTCCAATAACAGATGACATGGAGCTCCATAAGCCTTATATAGATAAGGTGCATTGTACATGTCCGAAATGTAATGGTGAAATGAAACGTACCCCAGAAGTGATTGATGTCTGGTTTGACAGCGGTTCGATGCCATTTGCACAGTATCACTATCCATTTGAAAATAATGAACTATTTACATCCCAATTCCCAGCAGATGCAGTCATTGAAGGAATTGATCAAACAAGGGGATTTTTCTACAGCCTGCTCGCTGTATCTACTCTATTCACAGGAAAAGCACCCTATAAAAACGTCTTGTCACTTGGGCATGTACTCGATGAAAACGGCCAAAAAATGTCCAAGAGCAAAGGAAATGCTCTAGATCCTGTTGACTTAATCGGAGAATACGGGGCAGATGCCCTTCGATGGGCTTTCCTAGTCGATAGTTCACCCTGGAATCCAAAACGTTTTTCAAAAAAGGTTGTACAGGATGCAAAATCAAAATTGGTCGACACCTTAGATAATACGTTTAAATTCTTTGATATGTACGCAAAAATTGATGGATATAAATACAAAAGACATCAAACAGGAAAGAGAACCATCCTGGATCAGTGGATCCTTTCGCGACTGCATGGCACGGTCAAACTGGTTAATTCCTATATGGACAGTTATCAATTTACACAAGCAGCAAGAGAAATAGGGGCATTATTGGATGAAGTAAGCAATTGGTATGTCCGGCGATCGAGAAGTCGCTTTTGGGCTTCAGGACTATCAGAAGATAAACTGGCGGCTTACTCAACGCTGTTCGAAACGCTTTCTACACTATGCTGCTTGCTGGCTCCTTTTGTTCCATATACGTCGGAAGATATCTATTTAAAGCTCCATCAGGAGAGTGTTCATTTACAAGATTCCCCTCTATCTGACGATTCATTGATAAATCCTTCATTAGAGGAGGATATGAAAACCGTTCTGAAAATAGTGGAGCTTGGGCGCAGTATCCGCAATGTAAAAAATTTAAAGGTGAAGCAGCCTTTGCAGCAAATAATCATCTGGCAAGGTGAAAAAAAACGTGATTTGAACAGTTATTCAGGCATCATGAAAGATGAGCTAAATCTTAAAAATGTTGTTTTTACGGATGATGTAGTTGTTTACCAGACTACGACCTTAAAAATAAATTTTAAAACGGCTGGCACTGCATTCGGCAAGCTGGTAAACGATGTAAAGGAATATGTTGATCAAATCTCAGGCTGCGACCAGAAGATGTTATTAGACAACGGACAGCTGCAAATTAACGTTAAAAGCCAAACACTAACACTTAAAAAGGAACACATTATAGCAGAATATCGAATGGCGGAAGGCTTTGAGATGGCTGGAGATGAGCAATTAAAGGTGATAGTAGATATATCGTTAACACCTCAGCTTATAGAAGAAGGTCAGGTTAAAGAATTAATCAGAGCTATTCAGGATGCTCGAAAAAAACTTGATCTCCCAATTGAAAAATATATTACACTCCATATATCTGCTTCAGAAGGCACGAAGGATCAAATCAAGCGATTTGAAGAACTAATAACAGAAAATGTACTTGTTAATGACATTTTATTTGGAGAATTGAACTATTCAGAAAAGCAAATTGAAATCAGATTCGCTAATGAAATCATTCTGGTTTCATTAGAGTTTTAG
- a CDS encoding tyrosine-type recombinase/integrase produces MKLQELNKLFSFLESDSRPLGLNNELMFKLLATTGMRRQELVDLLWEQVNLNN; encoded by the coding sequence ATGAAATTACAAGAATTAAATAAATTATTTTCGTTTTTAGAAAGTGATTCTCGACCGCTAGGATTAAATAATGAATTGATGTTTAAATTACTTGCTACGACTGGGATGAGACGCCAAGAATTAGTGGATCTGTTGTGGGAGCAAGTGAATCTAAATAATTAA
- a CDS encoding staygreen family protein, which produces MMKMDSEDFTVAIIPPASAFYPLEGRRYTLCELISTGELTLAIGNQKSYFSTSPPSQLLLTAEWITNLGEYRLDCHVFIDEEEENKHLAKVRFMIFQRELTRLLTALINGDKEIYTYNPLLLDASIHIQYHSSHENLKQSAVVGTPRYYLKTNSTIS; this is translated from the coding sequence ATGATGAAAATGGACTCTGAGGATTTCACAGTTGCCATTATTCCGCCTGCTTCTGCATTTTATCCACTAGAAGGCCGCAGATACACACTTTGTGAGCTTATCTCTACTGGAGAGTTAACATTAGCAATAGGGAACCAAAAATCATATTTTTCCACAAGCCCTCCATCACAGCTATTACTAACTGCAGAATGGATAACGAATCTAGGGGAATATAGACTTGATTGTCATGTATTTATTGATGAGGAAGAGGAAAATAAACATTTGGCAAAGGTGCGCTTTATGATTTTCCAAAGAGAATTAACTCGTTTGCTGACTGCGCTTATTAACGGAGATAAAGAGATTTACACGTATAATCCGCTTCTTTTAGATGCTTCTATTCACATTCAATATCATTCAAGTCATGAAAATTTAAAGCAATCTGCTGTTGTTGGGACACCCAGGTATTACTTAAAAACAAATAGTACGATCTCTTGA
- the parC gene encoding DNA topoisomerase IV subunit A: MESLERYQDLPLEEVLGDRFGRYSKYIIQDRALPDARDGLKPVQRRILYAMHVEGNTAEKNFRKSAKTVGNVIGNYHPHGDSSVYEAMVRMSQDWKVRNVLIEMHGNNGSIDGDPAAAMRYTEARLSSIASELLLDIDKDTVDFISNFDDTSKEPTVLPARFPNLLVNGSTGISAGYATDIPPHHLGEIIDGTIMRMDNPECSIEELMQVIKGPDFPTGGIIQGVDGIKKAYETGKGKMVVRGKTSIEDMRGGRQQIVITEIPFEVNKANLVKKMDEYRLDRKVEGIAEVRDETDRTGLRIVVELKKDADAVGVLNYLFKNTDLQVAYNFNMVAIHNRRPKLMGLSELLDAYIEHQKEVVTKRSEFNLKKAAERQHIVDGLIKALSILDEVIAVIRASKDKRDAKDNLIANFQFTEAQAEAIVSLQLYRLTNTDITALQKEAEELMKKIEELTAILESERKLVGVIKKELKEIKKKYADQRRTDIEAEIEEIKINLEVMIPNEEVMVTVTRDGYIKRTSLRSYSASNGQDLAIKETDRILFQQEVNTTNVILLFTNKGNYLYCPVHELPDIRWKDLGQHIANIVPIERNEQIIKAIMIEDFNNPAYLMFVTKKGMVKKSELANYNAQRYSKPLVALNVKNDDEVVDVHLTDGNNEVFIATQMGYGLWFHEEEVNVVGARAAGVKGVNLKEDDCIVGGKIIKDIKKEAIFIATQRGSVKKMKITEFEKTTRAKRGVVMLRELKKNPHRVVGLEIVKDSDEIILKTSKDYTELVKISNLRLNDRYSNGSFVVDENENGPIVEVWKEITPSLTPEDNK, encoded by the coding sequence GTGGAGAGTTTAGAACGTTATCAGGATCTTCCCTTGGAAGAAGTCTTAGGCGACCGTTTCGGCCGCTACAGTAAATACATTATCCAGGATCGTGCCTTGCCTGATGCACGTGACGGGCTAAAGCCTGTACAGCGAAGAATCCTTTATGCTATGCACGTAGAAGGAAATACAGCCGAAAAAAACTTCCGGAAATCAGCCAAAACAGTAGGAAATGTCATCGGTAATTACCACCCTCACGGTGATTCTTCGGTTTATGAAGCAATGGTTAGGATGAGTCAGGACTGGAAAGTGCGAAATGTGTTAATTGAAATGCATGGAAACAATGGAAGTATTGACGGGGATCCGGCTGCAGCAATGCGTTATACGGAAGCAAGACTATCTTCCATTGCATCTGAGCTTCTTCTTGACATTGATAAAGATACAGTTGATTTCATATCGAACTTTGATGATACTTCCAAAGAGCCTACCGTCCTGCCTGCCCGTTTTCCTAATCTTCTCGTAAATGGATCAACAGGAATTTCAGCCGGATATGCAACGGATATTCCTCCTCATCATTTAGGGGAAATCATTGATGGAACCATTATGCGAATGGACAATCCTGAGTGCAGCATTGAAGAATTAATGCAAGTCATTAAGGGGCCTGATTTTCCAACCGGCGGAATTATCCAAGGGGTAGATGGAATAAAAAAAGCCTACGAAACAGGAAAAGGCAAGATGGTTGTCCGTGGCAAAACGAGCATTGAAGATATGCGGGGCGGACGCCAGCAAATTGTCATTACTGAGATTCCATTTGAAGTGAACAAGGCAAATCTCGTCAAGAAAATGGACGAATACAGGCTTGACCGCAAGGTGGAAGGCATAGCTGAGGTTCGTGATGAAACCGACCGTACAGGCCTCCGTATTGTTGTAGAGCTTAAAAAAGATGCAGATGCTGTAGGAGTACTAAATTATTTATTCAAAAATACAGATCTCCAGGTCGCATACAATTTTAATATGGTAGCCATACATAACCGCCGTCCAAAGTTAATGGGTCTAAGTGAGCTATTGGACGCGTATATAGAGCACCAGAAAGAAGTTGTTACAAAACGATCTGAATTCAATTTGAAAAAAGCCGCTGAACGCCAGCATATAGTGGATGGCTTAATCAAAGCCCTCTCCATTCTGGATGAAGTAATTGCTGTCATCCGAGCCTCCAAGGATAAAAGAGATGCAAAGGATAACTTAATTGCAAATTTCCAGTTTACTGAGGCGCAGGCTGAAGCTATTGTGTCGTTACAGCTTTATCGTTTGACCAATACAGACATAACAGCCCTTCAAAAAGAGGCAGAAGAGCTCATGAAAAAAATTGAAGAGCTTACTGCCATATTAGAAAGCGAACGAAAACTAGTCGGCGTTATTAAAAAAGAACTTAAAGAAATTAAGAAAAAATATGCCGACCAGAGAAGAACAGACATTGAAGCAGAAATAGAAGAAATTAAAATCAACTTAGAGGTTATGATTCCAAATGAAGAAGTAATGGTGACAGTTACTAGAGATGGATACATAAAGAGAACGAGCCTTCGTTCCTATTCAGCCTCTAATGGGCAGGATCTTGCCATTAAGGAAACAGACAGGATCCTGTTCCAGCAGGAAGTCAACACTACCAATGTCATTCTGCTTTTCACCAACAAAGGCAATTATTTATATTGTCCTGTACATGAGCTTCCTGATATACGCTGGAAGGACTTAGGACAGCATATTGCCAACATTGTGCCGATTGAACGAAATGAACAAATAATAAAAGCCATCATGATAGAGGATTTTAATAATCCTGCATATCTTATGTTTGTGACGAAAAAGGGCATGGTTAAAAAATCAGAGCTTGCCAATTATAATGCACAGCGTTATTCCAAACCTCTTGTTGCTTTAAATGTAAAAAACGACGATGAAGTCGTAGACGTCCACCTAACGGATGGAAATAATGAAGTATTTATTGCTACTCAGATGGGGTATGGTTTATGGTTCCATGAAGAAGAAGTAAATGTAGTTGGCGCACGTGCAGCAGGTGTTAAAGGTGTTAATCTCAAAGAAGACGATTGCATAGTCGGTGGAAAGATTATTAAGGATATCAAGAAAGAAGCAATATTTATTGCCACTCAACGCGGTTCTGTGAAGAAGATGAAAATAACTGAGTTTGAAAAAACCACACGTGCCAAACGGGGTGTAGTCATGCTGCGGGAATTAAAGAAGAACCCTCACAGAGTGGTTGGGCTGGAAATTGTAAAGGATTCCGACGAAATAATCCTTAAAACCAGCAAGGATTATACCGAATTGGTTAAAATCTCAAACCTCAGATTAAATGACCGATATTCCAATGGTTCCTTCGTAGTCGATGAAAATGAAAATGGACCGATTGTGGAGGTTTGGAAAGAGATTACACCTTCACTTACTCCGGAAGATAATAAATAG
- the parE gene encoding DNA topoisomerase IV subunit B → MVKKQNIIEYNDDAIQVLEGLEAVRKRPGMYIGSTDSRGLHHLVYEIVDNSVDEALAGYGDHIIVRIHKDNSVSVEDKGRGMPTGMHKLGKPTTEIIFTVLHAGGKFGQGGYKTSGGLHGVGASVVNALSEWVVVTIKRDGFVYEQRFINGGKPETTLEKVGKSKQTGTAIHFKPDPSIFSTTTFNYDTLCERLRESAFLLKGLKIEIIDDRSGDSEIFYYENGIEAFVGYLNEEKDVLHPVVFVEGEANEIEVEFAFQFNDGFSENILSFVNNVRTKDGGTHEAGAKTALTRVMNEYARKVSLLKERDKNLEGTDIREGLSAVISVRIPEELLQFEGQTKGKLGTSEARSAVDAVISEHLSYFLEENPETSTSLIRKSIKAAQAREAARKAREEARSGKKRKKSDSLLSGKLTPAQTRNPQKNELYLVEGDSAGGSAKQGRDRRFQAVLPLRGKVINTEKAKLQDIFKNEEINTIIHTIGAGVGPDFNLEDVNYDKIIIMTDADTDGAHIQVLLLTFFYRYMKPLVEAGKVYIALPPLYKVSKGTGKKETVEYAWTENELQGAIKKVGKGYILQRYKGLGEMNADQLWETTMNPETRTLIRVRIDDAARAERRITTLMGDKVEPRRKWIESHVAFGLEDDQNILENENIIVEEGGLE, encoded by the coding sequence GTGGTCAAAAAACAGAACATAATTGAGTATAATGATGATGCTATACAAGTACTGGAAGGTCTGGAGGCTGTACGGAAACGGCCGGGCATGTATATCGGTTCCACGGATTCACGGGGGCTGCATCATCTTGTATATGAAATTGTCGATAATTCTGTTGACGAAGCATTAGCTGGATACGGAGATCATATTATCGTACGAATACATAAGGATAATAGCGTCAGTGTAGAAGATAAGGGGCGAGGAATGCCTACAGGAATGCATAAACTCGGAAAACCGACTACTGAAATCATTTTTACTGTGCTTCATGCCGGTGGTAAGTTCGGGCAAGGAGGATATAAAACAAGCGGGGGCTTGCATGGTGTTGGTGCTTCCGTAGTAAATGCACTTTCAGAATGGGTCGTTGTTACCATTAAACGTGATGGTTTTGTATATGAACAGCGTTTTATCAATGGAGGAAAACCTGAAACGACACTTGAAAAGGTTGGCAAATCAAAGCAAACCGGCACTGCAATTCATTTCAAGCCGGATCCGTCCATTTTTAGTACAACTACCTTTAATTATGATACCTTATGCGAGCGTTTGCGGGAGTCTGCCTTTCTTTTAAAGGGGCTAAAAATTGAAATCATAGATGATCGGAGCGGCGATTCCGAGATTTTTTATTATGAAAATGGCATTGAAGCCTTTGTTGGTTATTTAAACGAAGAAAAGGATGTTCTTCATCCGGTTGTGTTTGTTGAAGGTGAAGCGAATGAAATTGAAGTCGAATTTGCATTTCAATTTAATGACGGTTTTTCTGAAAATATTCTCTCCTTCGTTAATAACGTTCGGACAAAAGATGGCGGGACACATGAGGCAGGAGCAAAAACTGCGCTTACCCGCGTTATGAACGAATATGCACGTAAGGTGAGCTTATTGAAGGAACGGGATAAAAATCTAGAAGGGACAGATATTCGTGAAGGCCTATCGGCTGTAATATCCGTCCGTATTCCCGAAGAGCTTCTGCAGTTTGAAGGGCAGACAAAAGGAAAGCTCGGCACCAGCGAAGCACGTTCAGCTGTAGATGCCGTTATTTCAGAACATTTATCATACTTCCTGGAAGAAAATCCGGAAACAAGTACGTCTTTAATTAGAAAATCCATCAAGGCGGCTCAAGCACGTGAAGCTGCAAGGAAAGCGCGGGAAGAAGCGAGAAGCGGAAAGAAACGAAAAAAATCAGACAGCCTTCTTTCTGGAAAGCTCACCCCGGCGCAAACAAGAAATCCTCAAAAAAATGAGCTCTATCTTGTAGAGGGTGATTCTGCAGGCGGCTCTGCAAAACAAGGCCGTGACCGACGCTTCCAAGCAGTACTTCCGCTTCGTGGTAAAGTCATCAATACAGAAAAAGCAAAACTTCAGGATATTTTTAAAAATGAAGAAATTAATACAATTATTCATACGATAGGTGCTGGAGTAGGGCCGGATTTTAACCTTGAAGATGTGAACTATGACAAAATTATTATCATGACCGATGCCGACACAGATGGCGCCCATATCCAGGTCCTCCTGTTAACCTTCTTTTACCGGTATATGAAGCCGCTGGTTGAAGCCGGAAAAGTTTATATAGCTCTGCCTCCGCTTTATAAAGTAAGCAAAGGAACCGGAAAAAAAGAAACGGTGGAATATGCCTGGACAGAAAATGAATTGCAAGGTGCTATTAAAAAAGTTGGTAAAGGCTACATCCTCCAGCGATACAAAGGTCTTGGAGAAATGAATGCTGATCAATTATGGGAAACCACGATGAATCCCGAAACAAGGACATTGATTCGTGTACGTATAGATGATGCTGCAAGAGCTGAGCGAAGGATTACAACGTTAATGGGTGACAAGGTTGAACCACGGCGAAAATGGATTGAAAGCCATGTAGCTTTTGGTCTAGAGGATGATCAAAATATCCTTGAAAATGAAAACATTATTGTGGAAGAAGGGGGACTTGAATAG
- a CDS encoding CoA-binding protein, whose translation MAIQNPDKNEIRNILKKAKRIAVVGLTNNPEKASYYVSEAMQNAGYEIIPVNPNEQEVLGVKAVASLKEIDGHVDIVNIFRLPEYLPEIAKEFAEINADVFWAQLGIENEEAYQYLKDKGYTVVMNHCIKVEHALLL comes from the coding sequence ATGGCCATTCAAAATCCAGACAAAAATGAAATCAGAAACATCCTTAAGAAAGCCAAACGAATTGCTGTGGTGGGATTAACCAATAATCCAGAAAAAGCATCCTATTACGTTTCTGAAGCGATGCAGAATGCAGGGTACGAAATCATACCAGTCAATCCCAATGAGCAAGAAGTTTTAGGTGTTAAAGCTGTGGCATCTTTAAAAGAGATTGATGGGCACGTAGATATTGTGAATATTTTTAGGCTCCCTGAGTACCTGCCTGAGATTGCAAAAGAATTTGCAGAAATAAATGCAGACGTTTTTTGGGCACAGCTTGGGATAGAAAATGAAGAAGCATACCAATACTTAAAAGACAAGGGATATACCGTTGTCATGAATCACTGTATTAAAGTCGAACACGCTCTCTTGCTTTAA